A genome region from Nocardia sp. NBC_00565 includes the following:
- a CDS encoding MarR family winged helix-turn-helix transcriptional regulator, which yields MTDHLTLDEQLCFRLYAASRAMTAVYRTKLERLGLTYPQYLVMLTLWERDGRSVGDLCEALLLDSGTLSPLLKRLEAAGLVERRRAAADERRVDIQLTEHGRELRSAARCLPTEMGEASGLSTDEVTQLRETLRRLTDSLMSHP from the coding sequence TGTGCTTCCGGCTGTATGCCGCGTCGCGGGCGATGACGGCGGTCTATCGCACGAAGCTCGAACGCCTTGGGCTGACCTACCCGCAGTACCTCGTCATGCTGACACTGTGGGAACGCGATGGTCGCAGCGTCGGCGACCTGTGCGAGGCACTCCTGCTCGATTCCGGCACGTTGTCGCCGCTACTCAAGCGACTCGAGGCAGCGGGCCTGGTCGAGCGACGCCGGGCAGCGGCGGACGAACGTCGCGTCGATATCCAGCTCACCGAGCATGGCCGCGAGTTGCGGTCCGCGGCCCGGTGCCTGCCGACGGAAATGGGCGAGGCCAGTGGCCTGTCCACCGACGAAGTCACCCAGCTGCGCGAAACCCTTCGGCGACTTACCGATTCACTGATGTCGCACCCCTGA
- a CDS encoding NADP-dependent oxidoreductase yields MVESTRIVLASRPEGAPTPANFRIETAAVPEPEAGEVLLRTLYLSLDPYMRGRMSAAESYAAPVEVGAVMVGGTVAEVLESRAPSLAKGDVVQAYSGWQTHQVAPAAGVRKLDPDQAPVSTALGVLGMPGFTAYSGLLKIGQPKAGETLVVAAASGPVGSAVGQIARIKGVRAVGVAGGPDKCAYVRDELGFDVAIDHRAPDFVDQLRAAVPDGIDIYFENVGGAVADAVYPLLNIYARVPVCGLIANYNAPGASAGPDRLPGFYGRILTKSLTVRGFIQTEFVRELYQDFLREMSGWIAEDRVRYREDIVEGLEHAPEAFIGMLEGRNFGKLVVRVG; encoded by the coding sequence ATGGTCGAGTCGACGAGGATTGTGCTGGCATCCCGGCCGGAGGGCGCACCGACCCCGGCGAATTTCCGCATCGAGACGGCGGCCGTTCCGGAGCCCGAGGCGGGCGAAGTGCTGCTGCGCACGTTGTATCTGTCGCTCGACCCGTATATGCGGGGACGGATGAGCGCCGCCGAGTCGTATGCCGCGCCGGTCGAGGTCGGCGCTGTGATGGTCGGCGGCACGGTCGCCGAGGTACTCGAATCCCGGGCGCCGTCGCTGGCGAAAGGCGATGTGGTGCAGGCCTATTCGGGTTGGCAGACGCATCAGGTCGCGCCCGCGGCGGGTGTGCGCAAGCTGGATCCGGATCAGGCGCCGGTGTCGACGGCACTCGGTGTGCTCGGCATGCCGGGCTTCACGGCCTACTCCGGGCTGCTGAAGATCGGACAGCCCAAGGCGGGGGAGACCCTGGTGGTGGCCGCGGCCAGCGGTCCCGTCGGTTCCGCCGTCGGGCAGATCGCCCGCATCAAGGGTGTGCGGGCGGTCGGGGTCGCGGGCGGACCGGACAAATGCGCCTATGTGCGTGACGAATTGGGCTTCGACGTCGCGATCGACCATCGCGCACCGGATTTTGTCGACCAGCTGCGAGCCGCGGTGCCCGATGGCATCGATATCTACTTCGAGAATGTCGGCGGCGCGGTGGCGGACGCGGTGTACCCGCTACTGAATATCTATGCGCGCGTACCTGTTTGCGGTCTGATCGCGAACTACAACGCGCCCGGCGCGTCCGCCGGGCCCGATCGGCTGCCCGGCTTCTACGGTCGCATCCTGACCAAGAGCCTGACGGTGCGCGGGTTCATCCAAACCGAATTCGTCCGGGAGCTGTACCAGGATTTCCTGCGCGAGATGTCGGGCTGGATCGCCGAGGACCGGGTCCGCTACCGGGAGGACATTGTCGAAGGCCTCGAGCACGCTCCTGAGGCGTTCATCGGCATGCTCGAGGGCCGTAATTTCGGCAAGCTCGTCGTCCGGGTCGGGTAG
- a CDS encoding zinc-binding dehydrogenase, giving the protein MRAVVIESFGEPKDVLTTTQRPTPEPGPGQVRIELILAPIHNHDLATIRGVYGYKPALPAIPGTEAVGRIDAVGSEVTGLEVGQRVSVSGIHEVWAEYFLAKATQVVPLPDSISDETAAQLLAMPLSSLMLLEDLRVSPGDWITINAANGAVGRLVNALARQRGVHVLNLVRGPASVRSLQELGFEPVFDTESEGWLERAVAATAGAPIVRAVDQVGGRAADALLSLLGQDGELISFGALSGQPLSINPGPLIFKQAIVKGFWGSKRAEQTSGEELRTLIGELVGMAATGALKLDVEATYPLESAADAAAASETPGRSAKIVLSPQPV; this is encoded by the coding sequence ATGCGTGCCGTAGTCATCGAAAGTTTCGGTGAGCCGAAGGATGTGCTCACCACCACGCAGCGGCCGACGCCCGAACCCGGGCCCGGTCAGGTGCGGATCGAACTGATCCTCGCGCCCATTCACAACCACGATCTGGCCACCATCCGCGGTGTGTACGGCTATAAGCCCGCGCTGCCCGCGATTCCGGGTACGGAGGCCGTGGGCCGGATCGACGCAGTGGGATCGGAGGTGACCGGACTGGAAGTCGGTCAGCGTGTGAGCGTTTCCGGCATCCATGAGGTCTGGGCCGAATACTTTCTGGCCAAGGCCACACAGGTGGTGCCGCTGCCCGACAGCATCTCCGACGAGACCGCGGCACAGCTGCTGGCGATGCCGCTCAGTTCGCTGATGCTGCTCGAGGATCTGCGGGTTTCGCCCGGCGACTGGATCACGATCAACGCCGCCAATGGCGCGGTCGGCCGTCTGGTGAATGCGCTTGCACGGCAACGCGGTGTCCATGTGCTCAACCTGGTGCGCGGCCCGGCTTCGGTGCGGTCGTTGCAGGAGTTGGGCTTCGAACCGGTCTTCGATACCGAATCCGAGGGCTGGCTCGAGCGGGCGGTGGCAGCCACGGCGGGTGCGCCGATCGTGCGCGCCGTGGACCAGGTCGGCGGACGCGCGGCCGACGCGCTGCTGTCACTGCTCGGCCAGGATGGTGAGCTGATCTCCTTCGGCGCGCTCTCCGGCCAGCCGCTGAGCATCAACCCCGGTCCGCTGATCTTCAAACAAGCCATCGTCAAAGGCTTTTGGGGTTCCAAGCGGGCCGAGCAGACCAGTGGCGAGGAGCTGCGAACTCTGATCGGCGAGTTGGTGGGGATGGCGGCAACGGGAGCACTGAAGCTCGACGTGGAAGCCACCTACCCGCTGGAGTCCGCGGCCGACGCCGCCGCCGCGAGCGAAACGCCCGGGCGGTCGGCGAAGATCGTCCTGTCGCCGCAGCCGGTGTGA
- a CDS encoding ABC transporter substrate-binding protein, giving the protein MALRVGYFPHNNSLFVLRHRGILETRLPDVEWVDLRTLPQSERVDPKTGLPSLHSDWLFTEGGYDFIGTGFTPPITGLANGRDLVYVGISGPRVENGRLVTKADSGIRTAADLQGKRVGIAHGSWQTTLLLFALEKAGLTWSDVEPIDTDVRDGGDALLAGDLDAWVGAYPGLTAVEAATELHTLVDTESVFSHPSLWFTRRDIAEQHRPELEAIIASLQESDAWITANPRAAAQYFVDDVTARGGRADLDAWEAALRGRPFGVNAVTEEFLDEQQRAADLLAANGLLSRTIRVRDAVLSWIGEAVEATKSGATV; this is encoded by the coding sequence ATGGCCCTTCGTGTCGGCTACTTCCCACACAACAATTCGCTGTTCGTTCTGCGTCATCGCGGCATCCTGGAGACCAGGCTGCCCGATGTGGAATGGGTCGACCTGCGCACCCTGCCCCAGTCCGAGCGCGTCGATCCGAAGACGGGTTTACCGTCGCTGCACTCGGATTGGCTGTTCACCGAGGGCGGTTACGACTTCATCGGCACCGGTTTCACCCCACCGATCACCGGTCTGGCCAACGGCCGCGACCTTGTCTACGTCGGTATTTCGGGCCCACGCGTCGAGAACGGGCGACTGGTCACCAAGGCCGACAGCGGAATTCGCACCGCCGCGGATCTGCAGGGCAAGCGCGTCGGCATCGCGCACGGCTCCTGGCAGACCACCCTGCTGCTGTTCGCCTTGGAGAAGGCCGGGCTCACCTGGTCCGACGTCGAGCCCATCGACACCGATGTCCGCGACGGCGGTGACGCACTGCTGGCCGGTGATCTCGATGCCTGGGTCGGCGCGTACCCGGGCCTGACCGCTGTGGAAGCCGCCACCGAACTACACACCCTGGTCGACACCGAATCGGTTTTCAGCCACCCCTCGCTGTGGTTTACCCGCCGCGATATCGCCGAACAGCACCGCCCGGAACTCGAGGCGATCATCGCCTCGCTCCAGGAATCCGACGCCTGGATCACGGCCAATCCCCGTGCGGCCGCGCAGTATTTCGTCGACGACGTCACCGCCCGCGGCGGTAGGGCCGACCTCGACGCCTGGGAGGCGGCCTTGCGCGGCAGGCCATTCGGTGTGAATGCGGTGACCGAGGAATTCCTCGACGAACAGCAGCGCGCCGCCGACCTGCTGGCGGCCAACGGCCTGCTGTCGCGCACCATTCGGGTGCGTGACGCAGTCTTGTCCTGGATCGGCGAAGCGGTCGAGGCGACCAAGTCCGGCGCGACCGTCTGA
- a CDS encoding LLM class flavin-dependent oxidoreductase: MTIDIYWRIGMEGDHASLRTPRRYNRGHANGYGPGNIAPAIRGGELDGYGYIDHMAAVAKASESAGFLGGLLPSFPVTDDPWATAAALARETTTYRFMVAFQPGFLHPVQAARMSASLQRATGGRLVYNIISGGGGPAQLWWGDKVSHDDRYARTSEFLGVLRGVWDGEPYDHAGRFFHTEGAALPPGLAGQPFPEVYFSGSSGAAVEAAGHHADYYLSWLEPYADLRAKFDGVRAHSETIGRTPKFAVRIDIVARHTEEAAWAEIEKGWAFVDRDAANRAAQGDSVGAARIKGWVPETITGYRDLEVQPNVWCGFSLIRGGPAFGLVGSYEQVAQRLDELIDLGVDAFILAGNPHLEEAYRVGEEVLPLLGRSRLTAPTAESSLSFAL; the protein is encoded by the coding sequence ATGACCATCGACATCTACTGGCGCATCGGCATGGAGGGCGACCACGCATCGCTGCGCACCCCGCGCCGCTACAACCGCGGGCACGCCAACGGCTACGGCCCCGGTAATATCGCCCCCGCGATCCGTGGCGGTGAACTCGACGGCTACGGCTATATCGACCATATGGCCGCCGTCGCCAAGGCCTCGGAATCGGCGGGCTTCCTCGGTGGGCTGCTGCCGTCCTTCCCGGTCACCGACGACCCGTGGGCGACCGCGGCGGCATTGGCCAGGGAAACCACCACCTACCGCTTCATGGTCGCGTTCCAGCCCGGCTTCCTGCATCCGGTGCAGGCGGCCAGAATGTCGGCGAGTCTGCAGCGCGCCACCGGCGGGCGATTGGTCTACAACATCATCAGTGGTGGCGGTGGACCGGCCCAATTGTGGTGGGGCGACAAGGTTTCCCACGACGACCGCTACGCCCGCACCAGCGAATTCCTCGGTGTCTTGCGCGGAGTGTGGGACGGCGAGCCCTATGACCACGCCGGCCGGTTCTTCCACACCGAGGGTGCGGCGCTCCCGCCGGGCCTGGCCGGTCAGCCATTTCCGGAGGTGTACTTCTCCGGCTCGTCCGGCGCCGCGGTCGAGGCCGCGGGACACCATGCCGACTACTACCTGTCCTGGCTCGAGCCCTATGCGGACCTGCGCGCCAAGTTCGACGGTGTCCGCGCACATTCCGAAACCATCGGCCGGACACCGAAATTCGCGGTACGTATCGATATCGTCGCCCGGCACACCGAGGAGGCGGCCTGGGCCGAAATCGAAAAGGGCTGGGCCTTCGTCGACCGCGACGCCGCCAACCGTGCCGCACAGGGTGATTCGGTCGGCGCCGCCCGCATCAAGGGTTGGGTGCCCGAAACCATCACCGGCTACCGCGATCTCGAGGTCCAGCCGAATGTGTGGTGCGGCTTCAGCCTCATTCGCGGTGGCCCGGCCTTCGGTCTGGTCGGCAGCTACGAACAGGTCGCCCAGCGCCTGGACGAACTGATCGACCTCGGCGTCGACGCCTTCATCCTCGCGGGCAATCCGCACCTGGAGGAGGCCTATCGCGTCGGCGAGGAGGTGCTGCCGCTGCTCGGCCGCTCCCGGCTCACCGCGCCCACCGCCGAATCATCCCTGTCCTTCGCCCTCTAA
- a CDS encoding organic hydroperoxide resistance protein, with the protein MTVLYTAEALATGDGRNGHARTSDGKVDVALNTPKEMGGSGVGTNPEQLFAAGYAACFHSALRLVGKREGVNVDDSAVGAKVGIGPNEAGGFELTVTLEISLPHLSADEAQTIADKAHQVCPYSNATRGNIDVQVTLADD; encoded by the coding sequence ATGACCGTCCTGTACACCGCTGAAGCCCTCGCGACCGGCGACGGACGCAACGGCCACGCCCGCACCTCCGACGGCAAGGTCGACGTCGCGCTGAACACCCCCAAGGAAATGGGTGGTAGCGGCGTGGGCACCAACCCGGAGCAGCTCTTCGCGGCGGGCTACGCGGCCTGCTTCCACAGCGCGCTGCGTCTGGTCGGCAAGCGCGAAGGCGTGAATGTCGACGACTCCGCCGTCGGCGCCAAGGTCGGCATCGGCCCGAACGAGGCGGGCGGCTTCGAACTGACCGTCACGCTCGAGATTTCGCTCCCGCACCTGTCCGCCGATGAGGCGCAGACCATCGCCGACAAGGCACACCAGGTGTGCCCGTACTCCAACGCCACCCGCGGCAATATCGACGTCCAGGTCACCCTCGCGGACGACTGA